The genomic region GAACCAGGGTCCCCAACTCGTTGTCCTCGGTGGGAGGAATCGCCGCGTTCAGATTTCCCTTTTCGATCTCCTTTGAAAACGCTTCCGCTTTGGAAAGTCCGTTTAAAAACCATTTTTTTAATGCGAAGTTGAGAAAACCCAGAGCGAACAACGAAAACAAAAACGTAAGAATCGCGTTTTTTAAAATCAAACCGGCGAGTTCCTCGTAAAATATCGAATGGGGAATTCCCACTTCGATAAAGAGCTCGGTTCCCGAGTTCGAAAAACGCATCGGAAGAATCGCCCTGTAATACCGTTCTTCGTCGAAGGTGGACGCGGTTTTCACTTCATTCTTCAGAAAATCGGAGGAATGCAAAGGAGGTTCTTCGCCCAAAGGAGGAGGAAGAGAGCTGAAATCGGGAAAGATGATTCTCGCGTAACCCTTTCCTTGTAAGGGCTTGAAGGACTTTATCTTTTCGGAAAAATCTTTCAACGTAAAGTCGATCCCGAGTACTCCCGCAAAAACTCCGTTTCGAATCACGGGCGTGATCAAGGAAACGATCCAGATTCTATGACCGCCCGCGTAATAAAGATAAGGGCTCATCACTACGTCGCGTTTCGTTTTTTTAGGAGTGAAATAATACGTCGTTTCGCTCGTATCTTTTTCGAAGTTCACGTTCACGTCCACGGTGAGTTCCGTGGAAGACTTGGATTTGTTCACGTAGTAGATCAATCTTCCCGTGGAGTCGTGGCCGAACGTATTTTTATACCGCGCGTCCATACCGTCGAACGCGTTCGGTTCGAAGATCGTCCAAGTTCCGAAAACGAGATCGTTCTCCCGCGTAAGTCCTTTTAAAAGTTCGAGGATTTCGGCCCGGTTTTGTTTGGAGGTTTGAACCACGTCCTTGATTCCGATCAGACGATCGAAGGGTCTTCCGAAAGAACTTTCCACTTCCCTTTGGATTCGAAGCGATTCGATGAGAACGATTCTTCTTTCGTCCTTTTTAAACTCAGTATACGTAAGGATCGATTGGGCGATCGTGATGAGCAGAAACGCAAACAACACGGCGCCGGAAAGATACAGTGTGATTTTTTTTCGGAGACTCATCAGAGTTCTTTTTCAATTCCTGGAAGATCGTAGATTTTCACGGGAATTCGACGAATGTAAAATCATTTTCGGGACGAGGTATGATTTTATCTCGTTTAAGGGGAAAAGGGCAAGCCCGTTTTCGGACGGACGGGCTTCTTTTCAAAAGAATCGATTAGCTTTCCAGCAAGGAACCGTCGACGGAACGGATCAAAAGAAGTCCGCCGCCCTTAGGAAGCTCGTTGACTCGGAACTCCGGATGATTTTCCCAGATATCCAAATCGCATAAGATCAGATCGAATTGTTTCCAATCCGCGGAACCCGTCTCGGAGGAAAGAATTTTCACCTTATCCTTTTTCAGACTTTGTTTGATCCGAGTCGGAATCTCATTCACCGAACCGTTTAAGTCCACGATGGATAGTTTAGAATTATAATTCGCCGCCAAACGTTTCGCGATCTGCAGTAGTTCGAGATCCTTTTCTCTTCCGAAAAGAATGTGAATGTTTTTCACGTCTTCGAGTTGGGAGGAGAAAAGAATTCCCGCGTTGCAATCGGTTTCGTTCAGAATGGTTCGGATCTTTCCGCCGAGAATATCGTCCGAAAAAAACGAACGAGCCGCTCCGATCAAAAGAAGTCCGTAATTTCCTTCGTCCACGATTCGAATGATGTCCTTCGTGATGTTTGTGGAAGTTTTATAAATCGTTTTTAGATTTATGTTCAAGTCCCGGGATAGTTCCTTCATCGGAGTAAAACTGGACGATTCGTATTTTTCCGCGTGTGTTTCGGATATATTAGAATCCGGTGATAGATGGACCGCGGTGACCTCTCTTTCCTTTTTCTTCTCCGGAAAAAGTCCGTAGGCGATCTTTAAAAGTTCCAAACCTCTGGAATGTTGCGCGAAAGAGATGAGCATCCCCGATGTGTTCGCTCCGAGTTTGGCTCCTAATTCGTTCTTTGCAAAAAAACGCTCCACAAGTTTGAGTCCGGGTCCGGTCATCACCGTGGTCGTTAACGCCATAAGAACCATCATGGAAAAAATTTCCTCGGACAAAACCCCTAGATCGTAACCGATGTTGAGTACGATCAATTCCATCAGACCGCGCGTGTTCATCAGCATTCCGATCGCAAGAGAATCCTTCCAATTCTTTCCGGACAAACGGGACGCGATCGCGCTTCCGCCTAACTTACCGAGTACGGCAACGAAAAGAATCACGAAAAAGATCGGCCACAAACCGGAACTGGATAAAAGACCGAACTTCGTTCTGAGACCGGTGAACGCGAAAAAAAGAGGAAGTAAAACGGTAAGACTGAAGTCCTCGATCTTATCGACTAAGTTGCTTCTCAGTTCCTTTTTGTCGGGCATAACGACGCCCGCAAGAAATGCGCCGAAGAGCGCGTGGATTCCGATCGCTTCGGTGACCCAAGCCGAAAGAAAGATGAACAAAAAGAAAAACGCCGTGATCGTTTTGGTCATCGATTCTTTGGTCGTGTATAAGTTTCCCGCTCGTTTCATCAAAGGGAGAATTCCCTTCCACATCAAAAGCATATAAGAAAGGGACATGACGATCATGAGAATTCCGGAAGAAAAGGATCCTGCGTTTACGATCGTAACCACGATCGCAAGAACGCACCAAGCCGTGACGTCGTCCGCGGCCGCGGCCGTAAGGGCAAGGCTGCCTAACGTGGTTTTGGTGAGACCTTTTTCCAGGATGATTCTCGCCAAAACCGGAAAGGCGGTGATGCTCATTCCGATTCCCATAAAAAGACAAAACGCGATGAAGTCCACGCCCTGAGGAGCCAAAGGAACGTAGATAAAATACGCAAGACCCGCGCCCAATAAAAACGGAAACATGATGCTCGAGTGGGATATTACGACGGCGGACTCCGCTTGGTTCCGGAGAATCTTAAGATCGAGTTCCATTCCGATCGTAAACATAAACAGCAAAAGACCGAGTTGGCTCAGGATCTGAAGCGTCGAAAGCGATTCCTTAGGAAACAAAAGCTGGAACCCTTCCGGAAAAACCAATCCGAGCAGGGAAGGACCCAAAAGAATCCCCGCGAGAATCTCCCCGATCACAGACGGTTGTCCGAGCATCGTGGATAATTTTCCGAATAAGCGAGAAGCGATGATGATCACGATCAACTGAAGCAACAATCTGGAAAGAGGTTGTTTGAGATGTCCCGAGAACATTTTTCCCACGGCCTCGACGTCCAAAAAGTCGGGTCTTTCAACCGGCTTAATGGAATTCTTTTGCGCTTGCGGATTTTTCTGAGCTTCGATTTGGGAAGAATGAAAACTTTCCTTTTCCAGTTCCAGGCTTTGTCCGAACTGAAGGATGAAGCCCAGAGAAATGATGAATAAGAAAATTAGAAAAATGTAAAATAGCGATATTTTTTTCATCGGGGAAACCCTCGTTTGAAGGCATTCTCCGATCGATTTCCCGTTTCGTCATTCAGATTTTTTAAACGACAAACGTCCTCCCGGATATGTTACGGGACGATCGATTCTTCCTGAAGAATTTTAGAAGCAAGCTTGGCCGCTTCCAAAGGAGTGGAGGGTTGTCCCACGACTCTCACTCTTGTAAGAAGAATCCACTGCACGTTCGATTTTTGAAACGAAGTCCAGAACCAAGAGTTCGCTTCGTCTTGCGTATAATGGAACGCCGAATCCGATTTGTAATCCTCCACGCCGTTCCAATCTCCCGTGAGATCGTGGCTCCCGCTCGCGTTCGAAAGGGAACCGGGGGTTCTTTTCAGAAGATTGAAAACGGTGGAGATCGTCTTATTGCGGAAAGGCGGGGCCGGTTCCTGAAGTCGGATTAATAAATCTGCGAATTCGGAAGGGGAAACGTTATACGAACCGTCGAGCCAAAAGGAATTCCGAGTCGAAGGAACCGGATTCGAAAACGCGCCCGTTTTTTCCAAAAGAGGTTTTCCCTTTTCGGGTCCGATATCGTTCCAGAGTTTCGTAAAATACCAATGCACCGAATATTCAAGTGCCGATTTTAAATTCTGATCCTTTTGCCATCGAATATACGGATGTCTCGTTTTATCCCAGAAAAAAAGGGATTGGTCTTCCTTGAGATAGCCGCTTTCCAAGGCGACTAAGGCGAGATAAGGATGAAACAGGGACGAAGGCGGGGTTTTGTAAAAACATTCATCTTTTTGAAAGTAGATTTTGTTTCTTGCGGTTTGGTTGATCAGGATCGCACAGAGAAACTTTCCTTCTCCGTTTAGATTTTTTTCGGAAAAAGGCATCGGAGGAAGGGAAGGAATTACCGGATCGCTTTTGCAGGAAAAAATCCAGACGAAAATGAGAACAAGGGATAAGAATGAATTCTTCACTTGAATTCAAGCGAATCAGTTCAAGAGAGAGATGCAAATCAAAATTAATGCGACCGGAATGTAAAAGAAGAAGAAATAAATCTTTCCGGCTTTCTTCCAAGGTTTTTCCATTTTGGGACGGAGGATTTCCAGAAGTTCTTTTTCGTCCGCTTGGTACAACTCGGAGGAATCGTTCATCCCGTAGATATGAGAAGCCAGACGTTTGAAGGTTTTTTCCCTGTGGACTTCCAAGTATTTTTTACTGATCGCGACGAGTTCTTCGTTCTTTGAAAACAGATTTCGAAACACGTTCGGAATCTCGTAAAACTTTCCGATCAGAAGACTTGAAAATCGCGTGAAAAGCCCCAGATAAAACAGAGAAGCGTATTTGACCGCCTCGAGTTTTAAACCGAAGACGATGATAAAACAAATCAGATACGCGCCGTAGCCTACGATCAATCCTGCTCTTCCTAAAAATCGGCTCCAAAAGACCTCTCGTTCGAATTCTAAATCCAGGGTTTCTAAGGACGGAAGCGCGCGTTTTGTATCTGTCATGGTAAATTCAAAAAAGAGAATATTCTCCCCTCTATCCATGCAAAATTGCGCCCGCTAAATGACAAGAAAATCGTTTTGCAGGAATTCTCGAAACTCCGGAGCGTCGCCCCGATTCTTTTGGATCGATATCGATTCCTCCCGAAATCCGAAGACGAATCTTTCGAATTCGGTGAGTGCCGTTTACCGAACGTCTTTTCGTTTTTATCTTTTGTCTATGTCGCATCCCGGCTTTTTAAGAATCTTTTTTCTTCACCTGGAATCCGAGGTTTAAACCGAAAATCTTTTCATACGAGGCTTCCTGGATGTCGATCGCACTCAAAAGAAAAGAAAGAAAAATTCAAACCGGAGAATTCTGGACTTCGCGCCAGAGACAATCTCATTCCATTCACTACAGCGTCAGTTACCGCGCCTCGTTCAAACCGGAACTTCCCGCGTTCTTTTTGGACAAATATCTTTCCAAACACAAAGGAGTCGTTCTCGATCCGTTCGGCGGAAGGGGAACCACTTCGATCCAAGCGAACTTGGAAGGTCATACCGCGATTCACAACGATATCAGTCCCATGTCCTTGTTTCTTGCAAAGTCGAGACAGACGATTCCTTCCATGGAAAGTATGGAAAAAATTTTGGATCGTCTGGATTTAAAAAAGAAAACCAAGGAAGAGAAAGAAGACAAGGATCTGCTCGCCTTTTATCACAAGGACACGTTAAACGAAATCAAGAACTTAAAAAGAATTCTTTCCCAGGATTCTTCTCCGGAAATTCAATACATCGGAGTTACGGCTCTTTCCAGACTGCACGGTCATAGCGACGGATTCTTTTCGGTGTACAGTTTTCCTCAGATTTCGATTCCTCCTTCCGCGCAAAAACGCAACAACGAAAAAAAGGGAGTCAAACCGGAATACAAGGAGATCAAATCCCGGATCTTGCAGAAGATGAAACGGGATTTAAAAACTCCTCTGCCTCCTTTTTATCACGAGTTCTCGGGAAGGAACCGTTATACGAACCATTCTTCCCTGCATCTGGAATCTCTCGAAGACAGCGTCGCGGATTTGGCCGTTACGTCTCCGCCTTTTCTCGATAAGGTGAACTACGAGGAAGACAACTGGCTTCGATATTGGTTTTTGGAAATCGAACTTCCCGATCATAAAAAGCCGAGTATCTTTTCGACGCTTTCGGCTTGGACCGATTTCATTCACGGAACCTTGGAAGAACTTTCCCGCGTTTTGAAGCCGGAAGGAGTTTGTGTGATGGAAGTGGGCGATATCAAAAAGGGCGCGACCGTCTTCAATTTGGATGAGTATGTGATTCAGGCGGCCAACGGCTCCGGTTTGGAATGGGAAACCACGTTTATCAACGATCAAAAGTTTACGAAACTTTCCAATTGTTGGAATGTTTCAAACAACGAGAAAGGAACGAATTCGAACCGCTGCGTCGTGTTTCGGAATTACAAGTAAAAAAGGAAACTGTAGGAACTCCCGCACGTTTTCAGGCCGCAACCGCTAACGCGGTCGCGCCACTTCGGGCTCGCGAAGTCTCGCTCGGTCTAAACGCGAGAAGGAATTTCCTAAAATTCGACTCGTACTTTGGATCGCGCGTTTAGACTAAACCCTGCGTGTCGCTTTCGGGTGTGGGAACTCCTACATTGTTCTTCGCTCGTCTCGACTTCGTCGAGAACCTTCGATAACGCTCCGCTATCTTCGGCTGTCTCGCTCCCTATGGGTCGCTCGACAACTCACACATTTTCCGAATTCTGTCGCTTTTTCCGCGAAAACCGGAGGATTCCTCTTCACCATTTTCTCAAAACGACCGACCTTCAAGGAAGAAAGAGGGTTACCGGAATATGATGCGCTCACTCTGGACGGCGGCAACGGGAATGATTGCCCAACAGTTTCATATCGATACGATATCGAACAACTTAGCAAACGTAAATACGACTGGATTTAAAAAGAACCGTGCGGATTTCGAAGATTTGGTTTATCAACACCAGGTTTTGGCCGGAACACCCGCCACATCGGTCAGCGAAATCCCGACCGGGGTCAACGTCGGTCACGGAGTAAGAGCCGCGGCTTCTCAAAAACTTTTTGAGATCGGTTCCTTTCAAGCGACCGGAAATAAATTGGATATGGCGATCACCGGAGAAATGGGATTTTTCAAAATCCAAATGCCGGACGGAAGTTTTGCGTTCAGCAGAGACGGATCCTTTAAGATCGACTCCAATCAACAAGTGGTGACGTCTAACGGATATCTTCTCGAGCCTCCTTTGATATTACCGGAAGGCGCGATCTTAAACACGCTCATGATCTCCGAACAGGGAGAAGTCACCGTAAAAGTGGGAGCGGATATCCGCCCCATCGTAATCGGACAAGTGGAATTATACCGTTTCGTAAACCCCGCCGGTCTACAAGCGATCGGAAAAAACTTATTTCAAGAAACCGTGGCTTCCGGCCCCGAAATTCCGGGAACGCCCGGAATGGAAGGATTCGGAAACGTCCTTCAGGGATTTTTGGAAATGAGTAACGTAAAGATCGTGGAAGAAATGGTGAACATGATCGTGGCTCAAAGGGCTTACGAATCCAACTCCAAGGCGATCCAAACCTCGGACAACATGTTGTCCACGGCCATTTCTCTCAAGAGATAAGAATTTTATAAATTTCTTATGAACCTTTTCCGGATTCTCCTTCCTCTTCTTTTGATTTTAAACCCTCTTTGGGGAAGAGGGGCGTCCGGAATTTATCTCAAAGGAAGAGCGATCGTGGAAGGGGAAGAAGTTCGACTTTCCTCGGTGGCTCGAATTCCGGACGGATTCGAGGATCGTGTCTTGATGAAGAATCTTACACATCCGATTTTCATTGGTTCCAAGGAGATCCAAAAAGTATACGCGGACTTGGATCCGATCGTAACCGGAAAGGAAACCCTGGTACTTCCACTCAATCACGCGTTGGAACCAAACGAGATCACGGATTCTCTTGCGGACGAAATCGGAAAAAAACATCCGAACGAAGAATTTCGTCTAACGTTCATCTCCGGAGAAACGAAGGTTCCTTCGGAAGGGGTTCAACTGCGCTGGGCCAATCTTTCCTCCCGTCTGCATCCGGGACAACTGATGGCTTCTCTCGAAATCTTTTTTCAAAACCAAAAGGTTCATACCTTAAGAATCCGTTTCCAAGTGGAACAAAAAGTGAAGGTGCTCAAAGCGAGCCGTCCTTTGAACAAGGGAATCAAACTTACCGCCGAGGATTTTAAGGAAGAGGAAACGTTGACCGACGAGGAGATTTTGGATTCTCCCGGCGCCGATCTGCTCGGTTCCACGCTTCTAAAGGATATGAACGACGGAGAAATCTTCCGTAAAAAACACGTCCGCAAAATCCAAGACGTTCAAAGAGGAGGGGAAATTCTGATGATCTATCACAAAGGAAGTCTCGTCCTCAAAACGAAGGTGAAGGCTCTCAGCTCCGGAAATATCGGCGAAGAAGTTCAAGTGACCACACATTCCAGAGAAGGTCAGATGAAGGTCAAGGTTGTGGACAAAAACACGGTGGTGACGGAATGAAAAACGGATCGAACGTTTCCGGTTTTGCGGATTATTGCTCGAGAAATTCTAAAATTCTTACCATAGGAATCGTATATTCTTTATTTATAATATTCTTTCTTTTATCCGGAAACGACTTCGGATTGGACGCACAGGACGCATCTCTCTGGACGGAAAAGAATCCGTATTCCGTGCGTCAAAGCATTAAGGTCGGTTCTCCCTTGTACGTCAAAATCAGAAACGGACTCCAAGCGGAGTTCGAACTCGAATCGAACGCGGACGAGACGATCACGCTGAAGTCGATGCCGGATAAAAAAATCATTCCCGATATGCCCTCGTATAACAACGATCGTACGATTACCCGCAAGAATAAGGGAAAGATCAAATCCTTCGGAAAGGTAAAGGGAAATCTTACCGCTCTTGTCACCGCGGTCGATCCGAACACCGGACTTTTGACGATCCAAGGTCAAAAGGTAAACGTAATCAACGGGGAGGAAAACAGTCTCGTTTTATCGGGAACCGTTTCTCCCGAGTTCGTGGAAAAGGATTCCTCGATCGACGCGGACAAAATCGCGAATCTTCAGGTGAACTTCAACGGAAGAATCAATCCGAAACAGGTCAATCCTCCGATCGCTCTCAAGTCGGTAACGAATCCGGACGGTTCGGTAACGATCAAAGCCGAACTTTCGGAAGAGGAAAAACAGAGACTGATTCTGAACCAACTCAACCGGCTTTTGGGAGAATCACAATGAAATTAAAATATTCCATT from Leptospira kmetyi serovar Malaysia str. Bejo-Iso9 harbors:
- a CDS encoding DNA methylase, translated to MSIALKRKERKIQTGEFWTSRQRQSHSIHYSVSYRASFKPELPAFFLDKYLSKHKGVVLDPFGGRGTTSIQANLEGHTAIHNDISPMSLFLAKSRQTIPSMESMEKILDRLDLKKKTKEEKEDKDLLAFYHKDTLNEIKNLKRILSQDSSPEIQYIGVTALSRLHGHSDGFFSVYSFPQISIPPSAQKRNNEKKGVKPEYKEIKSRILQKMKRDLKTPLPPFYHEFSGRNRYTNHSSLHLESLEDSVADLAVTSPPFLDKVNYEEDNWLRYWFLEIELPDHKKPSIFSTLSAWTDFIHGTLEELSRVLKPEGVCVMEVGDIKKGATVFNLDEYVIQAANGSGLEWETTFINDQKFTKLSNCWNVSNNEKGTNSNRCVVFRNYK
- a CDS encoding penicillin-binding transpeptidase domain-containing protein — its product is MKNSFLSLVLIFVWIFSCKSDPVIPSLPPMPFSEKNLNGEGKFLCAILINQTARNKIYFQKDECFYKTPPSSLFHPYLALVALESGYLKEDQSLFFWDKTRHPYIRWQKDQNLKSALEYSVHWYFTKLWNDIGPEKGKPLLEKTGAFSNPVPSTRNSFWLDGSYNVSPSEFADLLIRLQEPAPPFRNKTISTVFNLLKRTPGSLSNASGSHDLTGDWNGVEDYKSDSAFHYTQDEANSWFWTSFQKSNVQWILLTRVRVVGQPSTPLEAAKLASKILQEESIVP
- the flgA gene encoding flagellar basal body P-ring formation chaperone FlgA; this translates as MNLFRILLPLLLILNPLWGRGASGIYLKGRAIVEGEEVRLSSVARIPDGFEDRVLMKNLTHPIFIGSKEIQKVYADLDPIVTGKETLVLPLNHALEPNEITDSLADEIGKKHPNEEFRLTFISGETKVPSEGVQLRWANLSSRLHPGQLMASLEIFFQNQKVHTLRIRFQVEQKVKVLKASRPLNKGIKLTAEDFKEEETLTDEEILDSPGADLLGSTLLKDMNDGEIFRKKHVRKIQDVQRGGEILMIYHKGSLVLKTKVKALSSGNIGEEVQVTTHSREGQMKVKVVDKNTVVTE
- a CDS encoding cation:proton antiporter, whose amino-acid sequence is MKKISLFYIFLIFLFIISLGFILQFGQSLELEKESFHSSQIEAQKNPQAQKNSIKPVERPDFLDVEAVGKMFSGHLKQPLSRLLLQLIVIIIASRLFGKLSTMLGQPSVIGEILAGILLGPSLLGLVFPEGFQLLFPKESLSTLQILSQLGLLLFMFTIGMELDLKILRNQAESAVVISHSSIMFPFLLGAGLAYFIYVPLAPQGVDFIAFCLFMGIGMSITAFPVLARIILEKGLTKTTLGSLALTAAAADDVTAWCVLAIVVTIVNAGSFSSGILMIVMSLSYMLLMWKGILPLMKRAGNLYTTKESMTKTITAFFFLFIFLSAWVTEAIGIHALFGAFLAGVVMPDKKELRSNLVDKIEDFSLTVLLPLFFAFTGLRTKFGLLSSSGLWPIFFVILFVAVLGKLGGSAIASRLSGKNWKDSLAIGMLMNTRGLMELIVLNIGYDLGVLSEEIFSMMVLMALTTTVMTGPGLKLVERFFAKNELGAKLGANTSGMLISFAQHSRGLELLKIAYGLFPEKKKEREVTAVHLSPDSNISETHAEKYESSSFTPMKELSRDLNINLKTIYKTSTNITKDIIRIVDEGNYGLLLIGAARSFFSDDILGGKIRTILNETDCNAGILFSSQLEDVKNIHILFGREKDLELLQIAKRLAANYNSKLSIVDLNGSVNEIPTRIKQSLKKDKVKILSSETGSADWKQFDLILCDLDIWENHPEFRVNELPKGGGLLLIRSVDGSLLES
- a CDS encoding flagellar basal body L-ring protein FlgH, yielding MKNGSNVSGFADYCSRNSKILTIGIVYSLFIIFFLLSGNDFGLDAQDASLWTEKNPYSVRQSIKVGSPLYVKIRNGLQAEFELESNADETITLKSMPDKKIIPDMPSYNNDRTITRKNKGKIKSFGKVKGNLTALVTAVDPNTGLLTIQGQKVNVINGEENSLVLSGTVSPEFVEKDSSIDADKIANLQVNFNGRINPKQVNPPIALKSVTNPDGSVTIKAELSEEEKQRLILNQLNRLLGESQ
- the flgG gene encoding flagellar basal-body rod protein FlgG, which gives rise to MRSLWTAATGMIAQQFHIDTISNNLANVNTTGFKKNRADFEDLVYQHQVLAGTPATSVSEIPTGVNVGHGVRAAASQKLFEIGSFQATGNKLDMAITGEMGFFKIQMPDGSFAFSRDGSFKIDSNQQVVTSNGYLLEPPLILPEGAILNTLMISEQGEVTVKVGADIRPIVIGQVELYRFVNPAGLQAIGKNLFQETVASGPEIPGTPGMEGFGNVLQGFLEMSNVKIVEEMVNMIVAQRAYESNSKAIQTSDNMLSTAISLKR